aattgatctaatatatcttttcattcttaattaaataactCGAACCGTCAATAAAAATGAGGACACGTTGAACGTTGAGATTTAACTGCTCACAATATTGGAATGAACTTGTTATTATagttttgttataatattgacGAGACCTCTACGCCTTTTGATCTGTTACGATGAAGATGTTTATTGTATGAAactattgttttcttttcgtgcCTACATATATTGAATTGATTTACACACacgaagtataataattatatatgtgtatatatatatatatatatatatatatatatatatatacacatacatacaataatatatataattatataattataataaaataatatattatattaatataattatatatatataaactggTGATTATGAAAGTGATCTAAATCATTTGCAATATTACAAGATATATTTTGTCTCGTAagctatttaaaaattttttaaataacagaaaaagattattttttcaaaattaaataaatttgtattttttttctgcttgtctccttatagaaaaataatttttaaataactcaAATGTCGAAATACctcaaaacgaaaaatatatgttttagaCACTATTTTCATACAATCACcgtcttatattatatataataaaatcatagaaattatttaaagattgAAACAGAACATATGTTGGCACaccaaagaaaagaaaaaaataaatctcgtATATTTGAAATCATAAGAcagttaaaaaataagagaactAAGATCAAGCGTTATATTGTTCAActctgaataaataaatagagattAGAACGATAAGTAGCTACGTTAGGTAGGTTGGAGTGAATATCTTAACAAAcgatattcgaaaaaatacaaatattttgtgTTTCAGGTGGGAGTCAGTCGGTCGCAAGCTACGAAGATCTAAGTTCGAGTAGTTTCAGTTCTGCGAGCAGAGCATCATTAGATGCAAGAAGTTCACCGACTCCTTCTTATGGTGCCGAGAATATGATGGTATTCCCTGGGGATAGTAGTGGCTCCATTTGAGATTACTTGAGGTGCGCAGCTCTTGTACCGAAGTGGTTGCGCTGCCTCAGataaatcgaacgatctaTTGTTCGccttttcaatctttttttttattgttcatcTAACAAAAATAGCTCATCGTTATTAGATGAGATCTATGTTAGAACTGAGTTTTGATTTTGGTTTGTGGACggatctctatctatctctctctctttgtttctctctctctctctccctctttctttctctctttctctatatatatatctatctttctatttctatctcttcttatttAGAGACTCTTATGTTATCTTATTTGTGTTAAACAAACGAATGTAATAACGTGATAACGATGGGCaatctctcattttttttacgGAAGTATTGCATTTTGAAGTGACAAATTTGAAAAGCtacttataattaaaatagtaCAGTAATTGCTATATGGCATATCTATTAGGAAAGATCTTTATAGCATCATGAATTGATCAAGTAAAAgtgtataagaaaataattaattttttttgttctttttggataatcaaataattaatatgtaatagaAAGATTACTTGAGTTGTATTCTATAAATTCTTTATAAGATGTTCTGTATTAAATGtttccaattaattttataattccttATACTTGatcaatttatttgttaaaagaaTGAAGTATGCTTTTACGAAACGGTATAATCAAATACAAGAAGgatgaaacgagagagaaagttgttgacgaaacgaagaaaataataattacataaaacaTCGATGATCTTAACTCTCCTCTGgttttccatttttaaaaCAAGTTCCTTTGTTTCTACAGTCTACGCTTGCATTCGTCATTTGTGTgatcgaatattaaaaatgtatttttcgtCACGACGTTGCGgcttaatggaaaaaaaggaaaagaaaaaaaagaaaaagaaaatgagatggACACGAGAGAAAATTTCTCAACTTGTTTTTCGCTATTAGAATTTTACGATATTCTGAGAAAGACACAGTGAGATTATCACAATAACTAAAGTTTAAGAGCCGAATGTTGCATTTCTTTCATTaccatcattttctttcaagtGCCTCTACTatgcttttatataaaattttatgtttcatatatatgtatataaaatacaaaaaatatatatatatatcgagaataTCCGtgatatataaaggaaaataatgtcAACGTAAAGTTGGTTCCTATTCCATTATACGttgatatataacaaaataatagcACGTTATCTTTAAGATAGAAGAACAGGAATGCACAAACGACATTTTTCTAGTaacaaatagaataaataaattatctatttCTCAAGAGACTGAAGATCGTCTCGTTTGATTATCATCTATCTCACTTTTTTATCACGAATTtcaccttaaaaaaaaagaaaagaaaagtaaaaccaTCGAAATAGTTTCCAATTGATCTCTATAGATCACAGTTTGCGTATTCCTGGTCTAGAGGAATCTGTATGCATACAGAGGACATGAGTGTGTAAAAGCGTTCAATGTAATTGTTTaatcattttgatatataattaatattgcagcatttattaattatacgaaaaaaaaagagaagagaagaaaagaaatgtcgcGGCAATCCATATAGTTGTTATATACACATGAATTAGCTTAATGAGTACGATGTGAACTcgagtttcttttcaaatctCGTTTTACGctttataatcgattaatacgAGTGTAAAACGGTCagaaaaaatgtcgaaaacgtgaaagaaacgttattaaaaaaagcatagaaaaaaatcagGGATAGTACTCGAGCCAAACATGATACATgtaaatagaaacaaaatagaCGAAAACATGAAGTCGTTTCGACTGTATGTACGTCGATAAAGAATGAAGccgttataattaattgtacaAAATCTAATACaactctctccttctcttttattttattcttcttctctttgatTTTGTATTTTGTCTTAAACgacgtacatgcatatacgattaaaaaaaaaaagaaaaaaaaagtagagcGCTTGTGCCCGCGGACTGCAACTCCTGGACTCgaaaatagatttaaaaaaaaaaggaaaaaaaaataataaaaaagaaatttagaaagaaaacgaaaaaaaaagaggaaagcgCATTGCCTAGAATTATATCAAACGTTGTATGAGgtatcatttattttgttgCGAGAGACAATAGTCGCAGTAGAATCTTGTTGTgtaagtaagaaaaattattgtgcTACACAAAAAGGTCGAATTTGAACACAGCTTAGAGTTATTATTCGTCGATAGGAGAACTGCAGAAAAGCAAACGAAAGCAACAtctatttctccctctcctccttctctttctcccttcaaAAGAAAGATCAGTGATATtcacaaatacatatttattcttaGAGAACTTAGCCAGGGTAAATTGATTAAGATTTCGACTTAGATATTTTTCGATACCTACGAATAGATAAGgaatttttcattctcataAATCGCGTAGTAAAGTTACACGTGTATATTTGTAAAGAAGTTTTTGACAATTAAATTCTccaaaaaattatgtattaaacgctgaagaagaagaagagcgtttgagagagagagaagaaaaacaaaaatagaacgtatgtacacgtacgtatatttttctatctcttgttTTCTAATGGCCCCACTACTGTGTGTCTATTAAAATTCCTAACGAACAAACGGACAAAGCGCGAGCTAGTAGGCTCCGGTCCGCGGCGcacaataaattataatcgtattttaataactattaattattatactaattatatatatatatatctacatatatacatatatatatatatatatatatatatatatatatatatatacatataatatcttAGTAGAGAGCTTATGTAAACATGTACACATCTATCTCGCCTTTTTTTTGAGCGTAGAACTTCTGAGATTCGTGGAAAgcatctcctctctcttcatcACTATCTAAAATGtcttatatatcgtttatattttctgtaaaagaaaaacaaaatattatataagaaacatttattattatgttactTTGAAGTCGTAATAGAATTGAGAGATTAGGATTGGTTGATTCAATATGAGACAAtgtataagaataattaactTAAAACAATATTCTTCCTCGATTAAGCGACGACGTTCTATGCGTTAGATAAAATCTGCGAgattatcaaaaagaaaaagagaaacgaggagTACGGAATACATAGTTATGTCTTATTTACAATCAGAGAGAttcaaatagaattttataaaaattctttcttgaAACGATATATGGTGctttaatcaaaaaatattaatagtgagaaaatattaatagtgaGTTAATctcttataatattaaacgattCGAGAAACCGGACGGACGATGACGACGCATTTAggtcttttctcttcgaagtCACATCGAATATTGTCGAAAAGAGTAAGTTTCGAGGACACGctcgatttattattgttatattataaacaaacaaCGTTTAAGATCGAGTATCAAAATCAAAGCAAGTCTCTACGTCTCGGTCATAATAGATCCAAACATCGTACGGTGAAGGTTAACGCTAGATAACGATACAGTTGTTCGTATTAATTGTAAAAGATTACATGGTTCATTTTTACGTAAAAATCATACGAGTATgtgatcgaattattttacaataatatttaatcttgtACGAACAGTTAATGTATAACGATTTGTGTGTGAAACGGAACAACAAATTggcaattattttctttataaattaatatgcgatcgattattatacatatatatgtatataataaatatattatacatatatatatatataataaataattagtattatataaacaatatcgTCGATCACACTTCAgtcgttattataaaaaagactaatacgaaatattgataaaaattcttcgatGGGGTGTGCttcaatcaaaaaaaaaaaaatttggaaagttaaatatctaatattatgTGATTTTTTACATCGAGCAACGAGCATTGCTTTTCCACGTCTCATTTATACAGATAAACAGATGATTTCATTCTAATTGAGCATCTTCCTCCCGAGACGCATTACTTGTTCATAtttaatctttatctttctattcgaTTTAAGCATATTAGCGATTTGAGAAACATAATCGCAGAGCATAATCGTTAGAGAGTCAACCTTGTACATTCCATGAAACTTCATCGATCTATTGTTCGAATtgtcgtaagaaaaaaaaaaaaaatcatacatatatgtttaaaaataacttATGTTTGATATAGAAACATATGAAAATTGTCGTGATTCTGCATCTATAGAAACACGGAACATACGATATACGTATTTCTTCTTAAAACATCGCACTTGTAAGTACTTGATATTGCACTGtttgaaaacaaaacaaaacaagaaatacTGTGATTGATCACGAGATGTGTGTCTATCTCTGATTAACGAGGAAACAAAAGTGGAGACtgaacaattcttttttcgaatttttttcgcggtcttctcttttcttttttccctccagTGGTCGAGTAACGACATTTTTGTTTCCCACGTTTTACgacatattataaattttaaaaacaagCACACGGACGAACAGTCTCCTAGAGAATCTTTTTACGAGATTTCGCGGTGTCGTTTGTTACGACAATGAACAGAGGATCTATGTATTTCATTGACTAAACGATAATTCATTTAAAGCTACAGTTGCAAATCCCTGTATACATCAGATTTATAAGCTTGTTATACCAACATTTATACGATATGCATTTCGATTATTCTCTACCATTCGGTGTAGCcttatagatattattcgaGTTAATGAGtttgtttctttgtatttgaaaaaaaaaaacattctttttttattccaaaaacatcaattaaaaatttctacaaTATTCATCTTTCGCAtttcttttgttgtttttcGTTACTTTGTTGTGcttactttattattactattatgtGTGTGGTATTTTTACAAtagtttaattagaaaatatagttTGACTAATGTTTAGCAATGAAAGTAGCCATTACCGATGAAAAGgtgatctttttaaaatttaacaattacCACCATGTAGTTACGAATGCGTCACCTTGATTTACGCgtatattactttttcatatattttactatattacGTATCATCAATTTAGATGATACAGCTATTATTACACacaagattatatatatatatatatatatatatatttatatatatataattttatatatatatatatataatgtatgtatatatctatctgtctatatatatattatatatatatacacatatatcttatGCATACCTTAAGTAAGCATATACTTTATGCTATGTACACATTTTTACAAGGAAGCGATATTATTCCGAGTGAAATTGAAATGTCACATTAAAAAGTTATGCCTCGTGATACGCTACGATCTTTCCATGAGATCTTACGGATCCACTTTTAGAAGGCAACATGTGTTTTGTAATTGCAAGAAACAGGGAAAATTttcagaataaataaaagatttttaacaaTCACAATTTTGGAGtctatttattaatacgtaatatatgAAACATTCGAAGGTTCGTccaaaataaagataaatagaaacaaaaataaatatatctaacaattcattaaataaatttcctataatttttagttttaaattatttaagtcTGTGTATTAatcgtaattttataatgatttacaataacaatttttgaaaaaaatttaatcaattatttttatttagtgcACTATCAAGTTTATTAACAATACAAGATTTATAGATTAATAAAGGAACTTCATATAGCAAAATGTACATGTGCAATACTTGCATAAAATCTGATGTAATGcaagtattataataaaaaactgtTTACAAAAGTAATGCAATAAAAAGCTAAAATTTCTATTGCATTAATTCGATTGTTACTCGTTAGAGGCACTACACAAGATACTCGTAATCCACACAAGTTTATACACCAATACAATAAGCAGATAATAGGGACAGTATTTGCGTTTgtaattcatattttgttcatacaTGTCGCTGAAAGCACAGTTTTTCTATtcgtattttaaaataaacttataatataatatatacatgtaatgtAATTTTCGTTCGTATTTATCGTGGCGCTAGTGTTGATTCGTTTTAAGAGGTTAAAGTTTCCTTATTTTTcgaatcttatttttataatattctagtGTAAATTGGAAGATGACatttaaactatataaaatagaattgtATATATCAGTACTGTGTATATAAAACGTACAAAATGCAATCGACTTTTGCATTTGTAATAATCATCTTTTCCATGTCAACAATTTCATGTTATCAGAGATCATATCCAAAGGTTCGTAAGTTTGCTTTTTACTATATGATCtttattatgtttctttttaataattataaatgtatttctaGGATTTAAGTAATTCTAAAGAAACAGGACATTCAAATAATTGGGCAGTGCTAGTTGATACATCTAGATTTTGGTTCAACTATAGACATATTGCAAatgtattatctatatatagaagTGTAAAACGTTTAGGAATACCTGACTCTCAAATCATTCTTATGATCGCCGATGACATGGCATGTAACCCTAGAAATCCTAGGCCTGCTACTGTCTTTAATAATGTTAAACAACACATCAATGTTTATGGAGATGACGTGGAAGTTGATTATAGAGGTTATGAAGTTACTGTAGAAAATTTTGTAAGATTATTAACTGGTCGATTGGCACCAGAGACTCCAAGATCCAAAAAGTTACTTACTGATGAAAgatctaatatattaatttatttgactGGTCATGGAGGTAATGGATTTCTGAAGTTTCAAGATTCCGAAGAAATAACTAGTCGAGAGCTTGGAGATGCTCTAGAACAAATGTggcaaaagagaagatatcatgaaatattatttatcgtagaTACATGCCAAGCAAGTTCtatgtatgaaaaattttattctccaAATATTTTAGCAATAACTTCTAGTTTGGTAGGAGAAGATTCTTTGTCCGTAAGTTTcttaatatctaaaaatattttatatatcttaatgaattaattcattattttcttatattttattatataatatatattctatatatttctattattctataatttctatatatttctaatttctataattctataatttctaatatctaatatcttatattctatatattttattagcaTCATGTGGATCCTGCTATAGGTGTATATGTTATAGACCGATTTACATATTATGCTCTAGACTTTTTAGAGAAAGTAGAACCTACCAGTAGTAAAACATTAGGAGAATTTGTaagtattgtattgtattataaacttgaatttaataattttataccatttaaaacatttaaaacgtttatttttattgcagCTCAAAATATGTCCAAAACACTATTGTTTATCTACAGTTGGtataagaaaagatttatttaaacgagATCCCGATAAAGTTCCTATTACAGACTTCTTTGGTTCAGTAAAACCTATAGAGATCacaaaaaacataataaatgtCCTCCctataaaatcgaataaaacaaGATTGATAGAATCAGAAGAGAGGTATAATTATGCTTCTCAATTTCCAGATATAACGCAATACACGTAAGCTGTttcaatatttgtatttatatcagcattacttttattaaacatagtctttaaaaattataaaaagtattttcacCATGtccaattattataaaatatttgttataaaatattattaatattatcaatataggATGTAAAGAAACTACAGATTATTTAcgtattaatcatttttattataagataaaagaatttacTGCAGTCACATAAAAAAGTGATTCCTGCAAATgtcatattttcatttgatctATGGTCATCAACATTGTACTTTATCTGGGTAGTTGCAGTTTAATATAGCTGGGTCAAAAACGAGCCTATCAGGACACTGGAATTTAGAGACTAAATAGTGACCATCAACAAGTCTACAGTGATAGAATTTACTGCAATCTTTAGGATCACGGATGAATCCTTCGCGGGTGCAAATATCCTTACTTGGCGGGCTGGTTGGCTTAGTTGTTTTGGTTGATGTAGCCGTTTCACTTGGGATAGTTGTTTCGGTTGTTGTAGGTTTTAAAGGTGGACCATGTCGCAAAACGTTGTTCAAAACTTTCAGAAGAGGATATTTTTCTCCGCATGCACCGTGGAAGTCGTCAGTTTCAATGCTCCACAACATAGCACCACCAAGATCTTTAGCTTTAATATATTCAGCTTTTTCCTTTATAGATCTAggaaataatacatttattaattattaaagtttGAGATAATACTATAGCACAATTcatgaatatataaagtacGAATATACTTACTGAACGTTATCATAGCCTACCCATTGATTACCGTTATATGCGTAAGGTACGCGCTGTTCATTGTCATAAACAACGGTCCATTTACCACTATGAAGTTGTGTGcaaatttcattatatccCAACATTCCAGGTTCGCGAGTGTATGGTCCTGCAGTTCCTGCTCCAGTAGTTGGTGATCCAATAGCATGTTGTTGAACATTTCTAAGAGTAAAAGATCTACCATAGAAAGGTACTCCAAGAATCAATTTTTCAGGAGGAGCTCCTTGTGCTAACCAGTACTTTACAGATGCATCCTAAAATTAACGAATTACCGTTAATATTGAAACTATTACAAGGAAgattaataaacaattgatCTCGCTTATAGAAAtctgaatattattatatgaaaataagtaATTTACTTACAACAGTGAGTTTTGCATTATTGCCAGTCGCACCTTTCTTGGCATAAAGAGGTGAATTGATTCCAGTAGTGGATTCCCAAGAACCATGAAGATCGTAAGCCATAAGATTGATAAAGTCCAAGTGTTTGGACATTTCAGGAATGATATAAGATTGAGAAGCGGGAGTTTCAGCAGCACAAACTGCCGCACTGAGAATGTATCCGTGTTGGTTAAATTTCTCTCGAAGTTCTTTCAGAAGagcaatataattttctttatctgcAGGTTTGCCTCCACGTTGATTTGGGTATTCCCAATCAATATCAAAACCATCAAAGCCATACTTTCCTAAGAATTTGACTACCGAATCAACGAATTTAGCACGAAGGGTAGGATTGGCAACAACGTGAGAGTACTTGGTAGAACCCTCATTCCATCCTCCGATAGCGATCATAGTTTTTACGTTAGAGTTGTTCTTACGGAGATTGTTGAATCTACCGAAACCATCTTTTCCATAGTCATTTGGAAGATCTTGCCAAGAGTCCAGAACCTTGACGCTACCATCATTATTGATTCCAATGaatgtataaattaaatgagTGCAAAGATGTGGATCGATATAGGAAATGTCGAATTTGCCTGCTCCAGGTCGATAGACCGCCCAGCTACCATAGTAACAGACAATCTTTTCTGTGacaaaatcaaaatttcaatgagtaaaaatataagaaatatatttaaaaaataataaaaaatacgtaaaagataTTTCTCATATAGCGTACATTTTTGgttctatataaattaattgtatattgtCAAAAAATGTACGctgtatgaaaaatattttttatgtactttttattattttttaaatatatatatatatatatatatatatatatatatatatatagagagagagagagagagagagagagagagag
The sequence above is a segment of the Vespula vulgaris chromosome 24, iyVesVulg1.1, whole genome shotgun sequence genome. Coding sequences within it:
- the LOC127072023 gene encoding putative GPI-anchor transamidase gives rise to the protein MQSTFAFVIIIFSMSTISCYQRSYPKDLSNSKETGHSNNWAVLVDTSRFWFNYRHIANVLSIYRSVKRLGIPDSQIILMIADDMACNPRNPRPATVFNNVKQHINVYGDDVEVDYRGYEVTVENFVRLLTGRLAPETPRSKKLLTDERSNILIYLTGHGGNGFLKFQDSEEITSRELGDALEQMWQKRRYHEILFIVDTCQASSMYEKFYSPNILAITSSLVGEDSLSHHVDPAIGVYVIDRFTYYALDFLEKVEPTSSKTLGEFLKICPKHYCLSTVGIRKDLFKRDPDKVPITDFFGSVKPIEITKNIINVLPIKSNKTRLIESEERYNYASQFPDITQYT
- the LOC127072020 gene encoding chitinase-3-like protein 1 isoform X1 produces the protein MNAWIVFLAAFVAFAATVTAEKKIVCYYGSWAVYRPGAGKFDISYIDPHLCTHLIYTFIGINNDGSVKVLDSWQDLPNDYGKDGFGRFNNLRKNNSNVKTMIAIGGWNEGSTKYSHVVANPTLRAKFVDSVVKFLGKYGFDGFDIDWEYPNQRGGKPADKENYIALLKELREKFNQHGYILSAAVCAAETPASQSYIIPEMSKHLDFINLMAYDLHGSWESTTGINSPLYAKKGATGNNAKLTVDASVKYWLAQGAPPEKLILGVPFYGRSFTLRNVQQHAIGSPTTGAGTAGPYTREPGMLGYNEICTQLHSGKWTVVYDNEQRVPYAYNGNQWVGYDNVQSIKEKAEYIKAKDLGGAMLWSIETDDFHGACGEKYPLLKVLNNVLRHGPPLKPTTTETTIPSETATSTKTTKPTSPPSKDICTREGFIRDPKDCSKFYHCRLVDGHYLVSKFQCPDRLVFDPAILNCNYPDKVQC
- the LOC127072020 gene encoding acidic mammalian chitinase-like isoform X2, which translates into the protein MNAWIVFLAAFVAFAATVTAEKKIVCYYGSWAVYRPGAGKFDISYIDPHLCTHLIYTFIGINNDGSVKVLDSWQDLPNDYGKDGFGRFNNLRKNNSNVKTMIAIGGWNEGSTKYSHVVANPTLRAKFVDSVVKFLGKYGFDGFDIDWEYPNQRGGKPADKENYIALLKELREKFNQHGYILSAAVCAAETPASQSYIIPEMSKHLDFINLMAYDLHGSWESTTGINSPLYAKKGATGNNAKLTVDASVKYWLAQGAPPEKLILGVPFYGRSFTLRNVQQHAIGSPTTGAGTAGPYTREPGMLGYNEICTQLHSGKWTVVYDNEQRVPYAYNGNQWVGYDNVQSIKEKAEYIKAKDLGGAMLWSIETDDFHGACGEKYPLLKVLNNVLRHGPPLKPTTTETTIPSETATSTKTTKPTSPPMS